The genomic window CTGATAGCCGACGGCCAATCCACGGTGGAAGCGCTAGGTCACGCTGCGCAACGACTTCTCCGGGATGCGAACCAGCGTTCCGGCACCCCCGTGCTGTACGCCGACGGCAAACCGATCGATCCGGCGCTCGTGCTCACCGACGCACCGGTCCGCGACGGGGCAGTGCTCGGCCTGGACGGCCCGGCCGGCTGGCCCCCGGCCGAACAGGCCGGCCTGCTGGAACTGCGGGTCGTCGGCGGCCCGGCGACCGGCTCGTTCGCCCGGCTCAGTGTCGGCAGCGGTGACCTCGGCAGTGACCCGGACGGCTGGCTGCCGATCGGCGACCCGGCGCTGCCCGCGGCGGCCGTGGCGGTCAGCGTGGACGTCCGCGCCCGCTGCACCGTCGAGCCGCTACCCGGTGTGCCGGTCACCCTCGACGGCGAGGAGCTGACCGGTGCGGCGCAGTGGCTGCCGGGCCGCCTGCTGCGGGTCGGCGGTTCGCTGTTCGACCTGGCCGAGTACGCCCGTCCGGACGCCGCGCTGGAACCGTCCGCAGACGGCACCAGCCTGGACTACAACCGCCCGCCGCGGATCCGGCCGCCCCGCCACCAGACCCGGTTCAAGCTGCCGGTGCCGCCGAATGAGCCGCAGCGCAGCCCGCTGCCGTGGCTGATGGCGATCATCCCGGTGGTCGGTGCGGTGGCGTTGATGCTGGTCACCGGCAACAAGACGCTGCTGCTGCTCGCCCTGCTCAGCCCACTGTCGCTGTTCGGTAACTGGTTGATGACCCGCCGTCAGGGCAAGCAGTCGTACGCCCAGTTGCGCCGGGAGTACGTGGAACGCAAGGCCCGCATCGAGCAGGACGCCCGGGCGGCCCTGGAAGTGGAGAAGGTCGAACGCCGGGAGCTGTGCCCGGACCCGGCGCTGATCGCGGTGATCGCCACCGGCCCGCGCCGCCGCCTGTGGGAACGCCGCCGCCGCGACGCCGACCACCTGCTGCTGCGGGTCGGCAGCGGTGAGCAGCCCGCCGAGGTCGCTCTGGACGACCCGGAACGCGACGAGCACCGGCGGACCGTGCACTGGTCCATCCCGGACGTGCCGGTCACCGTGTCGCTGAGCGAGCACGGCGTGATCGGGTTCGCCGGTCCCGGTGACACCAAGGGAGCGCTGGGCCGCTGGGCGGTCCTGCAGGCCGCGGTGCTGCACAGCCCCACCGATCTGCAGGTGACCGTGCTGACCGACCCGGCCGGAAAGCAGAACTGGGACTGGATCCGCTGGCTACCGCACGCGCGCCACAACAACCCGAGCGCCGCGCCGGTGCTGATCGGCCACGACGCCGATTCGGTCGGCCGCCGGGTGTCCGGGTTGCTGGAACTGCTGGAACAGCGGGCCGCGATCCGCAAGGAGACCGGCGAGGCCGGGTTCCGGGAACCGGACATGCTGGTGGTGCTGGACGGCTCGCGGCGGCTGCGGTCACTGCCCGGTGTCGTGCAACTGCTGCGGGAGGGCCCGGCAGTCGGCGTCTACGCGATCTGCCTGGACACCGAGGAGCGGCTGCTGCCCGCCGAGTGCCAGGCCGTCGCGGTGGTCGAGGGCGGTGCGCTGCGGATCTCCCGGACCGGGGCGGGCGAGCTGACCGGGATAGCGCCGGACTTCCCGTCGCTGGACTGGTGCGCCCGGGTGGCCCGCGCTCTCGCGCCGATCCGGGACGTCAGCGACGACGAGGACGACGCCGCGCTGCCGTCGTCGAGCCGCCTGCTCGACGTGCTGGCGCTGGATCCGCCGCGGGTGAACGACATCCTGGCCCGCTGGACGATGCGCGGTGCCAGTACGTCGGCGGTGGTCGGTGAGTCGTTCGACGGCAAGTTCGAGATCGACCTGCGCCGCGACGGCCCGCACGGCCTGATCGCCGGTACCACCGGTTCCGGCAAGTCGGAGCTGCTGCAGACCATCGTGGCGTCGCTGGCGGTGGCGAACCGTCCGGACGCGATGACGTTCGTGCTGGTCGACTACAAGGGCGGCAGCGCGTTCGGGGACTGTGTCCGGCTGCCGCACACCGTCGGCATGGTCACCGACCTGGATGAGCACCTGGTCCGCCGGGCTCTGGAGTCGCTCGGGGCCGAACTGCGCCGTCGTGAGCACATCCTGGCCGACGCCGGGGCCAAGGACATCGAGGACTACGTACGCACCAAGGGCACCCTGCCCCGGCTGCTGATCGTCATCGACGAGTTCGCGTCGATGGCCCGGGAACTGCCGGACTTCGTCACCGGCC from Actinoplanes derwentensis includes these protein-coding regions:
- a CDS encoding FtsK/SpoIIIE domain-containing protein gives rise to the protein MTVVDSKTGDAADVALIADGQSTVEALGHAAQRLLRDANQRSGTPVLYADGKPIDPALVLTDAPVRDGAVLGLDGPAGWPPAEQAGLLELRVVGGPATGSFARLSVGSGDLGSDPDGWLPIGDPALPAAAVAVSVDVRARCTVEPLPGVPVTLDGEELTGAAQWLPGRLLRVGGSLFDLAEYARPDAALEPSADGTSLDYNRPPRIRPPRHQTRFKLPVPPNEPQRSPLPWLMAIIPVVGAVALMLVTGNKTLLLLALLSPLSLFGNWLMTRRQGKQSYAQLRREYVERKARIEQDARAALEVEKVERRELCPDPALIAVIATGPRRRLWERRRRDADHLLLRVGSGEQPAEVALDDPERDEHRRTVHWSIPDVPVTVSLSEHGVIGFAGPGDTKGALGRWAVLQAAVLHSPTDLQVTVLTDPAGKQNWDWIRWLPHARHNNPSAAPVLIGHDADSVGRRVSGLLELLEQRAAIRKETGEAGFREPDMLVVLDGSRRLRSLPGVVQLLREGPAVGVYAICLDTEERLLPAECQAVAVVEGGALRISRTGAGELTGIAPDFPSLDWCARVARALAPIRDVSDDEDDAALPSSSRLLDVLALDPPRVNDILARWTMRGASTSAVVGESFDGKFEIDLRRDGPHGLIAGTTGSGKSELLQTIVASLAVANRPDAMTFVLVDYKGGSAFGDCVRLPHTVGMVTDLDEHLVRRALESLGAELRRREHILADAGAKDIEDYVRTKGTLPRLLIVIDEFASMARELPDFVTGLVNIAQRGRSLGIHLLLATQRPSGVVSPEIRANTNLRIALRVTDASESTDVLNAPDAARIAKSTPGRAYVRLGHSSLVPFQAGRVGGRRPGASGPAQVPAPELRVLDWLDLVRPIEVTKAAQEQIQDEVTDLQVLVEALWEAAGQAGVPAQHSPWLPALPDSVLLSDLDGTDGVPFGREDLPARQEQRTAALRLDQFGHLIAAGAPRTGRSQLLRTIAGSLAKTYSSADVHLYGLDCGNGALLPLNNLPHCGAVVGRAEVERAVRLIDRIGEEIRRRQGVLAAGGFADVTEQRAAAAVPDRLSHVFLLLDRWEGFLSTLGELDAGTLTDKVLNFLREGASVGVHVVITGDRSVLSGRIATLTEDKLAFRLADKSDVAMLGLHPRNLPDEIAPGRAFRAETGIEVQVALLTADPSGAAQAAALTEIGRRATERDAAVPGALRPFRLGETPNQIGYAQAAALPRSGDGAGWLLAGVGGENQLLGFGPDLAVGVPAFGIGGPAKSGRSTMLASMAKSALDSGQQVIVLAPRTSPVRDLAGKPGVITVLTGTDVSPEELNAALAQVTGRGLIVVDDAAMLREASASSELREVIRNGEARKLAVIYAGDPDDLGVGFSGWLIDARRSRRGALLSPQNRMDGDLIGIRLPRTAVEQPIRPGRALLHLGDNEPITVQVPE